Below is a genomic region from Peromyscus leucopus breed LL Stock chromosome 17, UCI_PerLeu_2.1, whole genome shotgun sequence.
tttagGAAATCACTTAAGGAAGTGGGAtacataagtaaacaaacaaacaggttaTGGACAGCAAACCAAAAGGAACTTGGAGACCAGCGTCCcatctctgcctgtctccttccttcctcaggcaACACGgcactgctcctcctcctctgcgtACAGCATTCCTTCCCTGAGCCCGGCAGGCTGTACCTGGAGCTGATGCTGGCCGTCCTGGCCCTGGAGCTGATCTGCTCCCTGAGCTGTCTGCTGCTGTATGCAGGTGAGAGCGGGAGCCGTTGTCCTGggaccctgcctgcctctgtcctgcgCACTGGGAGCATAACCTGTCCCTTTAGTGAGAAGCCTCCCCGTCAGCCGGGGACTCCCTTAGCACCCCTGTCTCTCACTTCTGACCACTTCCGGTCTTCTCTCCTTTCACACTAACAGAAGAGACAACCACTACCCGTGAGTCAGTTTTCTACGTTTGTGTCTTCCATAGATGGGGGAACCTTTGAGTCATGTCACGTGTCTCACAACTGCCAGTGACTccactccaggggatccagtgcctctggctTCGTGAAAGCACTGGTGCATACCCTTAGACACACAGTTTAcgatttttaaataagaaagaatgttCAGCTAACTAAAGTGAAGCTTTTTGGGAAACAAATCAACAAATGTGTTTCCTATAAGGtagtggttctcagctttcccagtgctgtgaccctaatacaattcctcacattgtggtgaccacAATCATAAACTTactttccttgctacttcatagctataattttgatactgttatgaattatgaatatctaatatgtgacctctgtggaagggtcattcaacctccaggggagtcatgacccacagtttgagaactgctGTAACACAACCAGAATGACCCTGGATTTATAGCCAgccccctgcctttgccttccaagctctgggattataaCCAAGTCAGCAAGCTAGGCCCTGCATGTAAATTTGGcatctaaattaaaaacaaaggccAGGCCaagcacacatttaatcccaataTTTGCAGGGCAGACCCACATGAGTCtcttctgagtttcaggccatccttgtctacatagtgagactctgtctcaagaaaaaaaatgagtactCACTTCATGATGTGGTCTTGAAAATGGAATGAGGTCATCCTCTAGGACACTCAAGCTGTGTTCATGTGTTGTAAATGTTATTGCTATTATTGTTACTAATGATAATCTCGACATTCCCTGTAACTAGTCCTTGCTTAGTTGACTGAAATGTTGTAAGTATGGTTGATAAACAATTGTATTCAGACTGTTTACTCATTATGAAATCTCTTATTATCTATGCAAAAAGAGTAACCAATTAGTATCTCTTGAATAAATGAACATAGGAATTTCTTCAGAAATAGGTAATCTGATTAGAAACGGTTTTATTGTTTCAGTGAAAGTTAGGAGATTCAATAGAGCCAAGCCACAGCCTGACgtacttgaagaagaaaaaatctCTGCTTACCCCAGCAGTGCCGCCCCCGAGACCGGCTTCAGGTAAGGCGTGAACAGGCAGTGAGAAGTCAGAACGAATTAACTTTTTCCCTTCAGTTACCTGATGGTGCGAACCTCCGATTCTGTCTGCTGGGGCTGCCTCCTAGGAGGCAGGGTGGATCCCTAGCCAGGCAATTTAGCAAAGTCTTGacccaaaataattttttttttaaagatttatttatttattatgtatacagcatgtatgactacaggccagagaGGGCGctagatcccattacagatggttgtgagccaccatgtggttgctgggaattgaactcaggacctctggaagagcagtcagtgctcttaacctctgagccatctctccagcccccaaaataatTCTTTAGTCAGTTTTTAATAAAGGCTAAGAATGTAGTCAGAGGCCCTGTGCATGAGTCTCAGGGTTCATCCctagtctgtctctgtctctctctgtctcatacacacacacacacacacacacacacacacacacacacacacacacgcctaggagactgaggtgggaggaccctaagttggaggccagcagacAGAATTTTAtctcaggccaggtggtggtgcatgcctttaatcccagcactctgtgagtttgaggccagccttgtctacagagtgagttccaggaaaggcaccaaagctacacagagaaactctgtctcaaaaaacaaaaaacaaaacaaacaaacaaacaaacaaaaaaacaaacaaacaaaaaaaaagacttttatctCAGAAAAGTAAGCATTTTCTTCCCATATAACTTTCCTCTGTACTGTAATGGATGCAGTCATAccgctttttggtttttttggaaacagatctcactatgtagtcctggctggccttgaattcacagacagCCACCTTCCTGTACCCATTAGGAtcagaggcatgcaccacaactCTAGATCTATCATGTTTTTAAAGAGCCTTCATTACTGAATAATCAGATTGTTTATAATTGTTTCtgttataaataatattcattCAAGAACAAAattcttataaattttaaaatgagcaagTATTACTCCTAGGAAAATAGAAGTTTgtatatgaaatataataaatagcTTAGCTGTGAAAACTAATTTGTATCATGATAATGTAGATTCTGAATATGAATTTAACATAAAATTGTCATGTCATTCACTGGATTGAGAGGATAGACACGTGTGATGTGAATATGGAGTTGGGGAAAGTAGGAGCTAAACcctgatgtttgtttgtttgtctggggTTTGGGGCCGGGtcttgctatgagtttgaggctagactcTTGCTTGTGAtgttgctgtgtagcccagagtaGACACTAGACTCTTGCTTGCTGtgttgctctgtagcccagggtagaCTCAGACTCTTGACTCTTCCCTTggcttccttagtgctggaactcactatgtagaccaggctagcctccaactcacagaatccacctgcctcttgctttgttttatgtaGTTCAGGGTGTGAGTTCCACAATAGCCAGAGTTACTtaagagagagaccctgtatttgagtgtgtgtgtgtgtatgtgtgtgtgtgtgtgtgtgtgtgtgtgtgtaggcagagctttcctgtcctgactgcctactcccaaataaccagcagccacttcccaaataactgacttggagacttaatattagttgtaaatgcttggctgatagctcaggcttgttactagctaactcttacacttaaattaacctatattttttatctatgctctgtcacatggctcatggcttgttaccttattTTCTACATGGCCTGCTTCCTCAgcgggtggctggctggctggcgtctctctgactccgcccttcttcttcccatcattctcctagtttggttgtcccacctgTAATTCCGTCCTGGTTACaggtcaatcagctttttattaaatcaatccgagaaacaaatcttcacagtgtaaaagggattatttgtatactgtgtatatatacatgtgtatgcatgtgtatgtatatgtgtatgtatctgtatatatgtatctgtgcatgtatgtatgtgtgtgtgtatgtatgtattatgtatgtatgtatgtatgtatgtatgcctgatGTATTCTTTtatagagtggcttacaggctgtggtctacgtaggccagcaatggctgtctctgGACACAAAGGTCAAGGGTCTGGTAGTTGTTCAGCCTACGGGACTGGCTGTCTCAGCAGTCCTAATTTGGCTCTGGAGTCCCAGGGGAGTGCTGGAGAGCTGCCAGTTTTCAGTCCACACTGGGACCCTGAGGAAGTCAGTTCCAGCACCAAGAAGGAGGGGCTCCAGAGCAGGACAggtggacttgccagtgagagtgaggacacaagcagaaagcagaactTCCTCGTCCATGACCTTTCTGAGCACAGCCATCAGGAGGGGTGGCCCAGATTTGCAGGGTCTTCACCTCAAATGATCTCACCAAGAAGAATCCCTCCCAGGAGTGCCTAGGGCCTTGAGTTTTACTTAATCCCAGATGAAGTCAAGTTAGCAACCAACATTAGCCATCATAGGCATCCCTATCAAATTAGGAGGATACTGCTTTTCGGGGCTGTGGGgtgttgagacaggctctcactgtctatccctggctgtcctggaagttgctaggtagaccaggctggcctcgaactcatagggatctgcctgcctctgtttcctgagtgctgggatgaaaggcatgcaccacatgttgactttacatatttttaaaattatttttatttttctttccttatttatttttggtttttcaagacagtgtttctctgtgtaacactggctgtcctggatctcagagatccaactgcttcagaatactgggattaaaggctgggccaccatcacctggctcacTTGTTGACTTTAAAttgtaaaaccttttttttttcttttttcttttttttcaggacagtgtttctctgtgtatccctcgctgtcctggaactcaatctgtagaccattgtggcttcaaactcacagatatccatctgcctctgcctcccaagtgctgtgattaaaaggaTGTGAAACTACCACccagtttaaatttaaattataaaaattttagcaacttttctgggaaaaaaaaaaaaagcctaaaaaataagtaaaagtaaagGCAATATGAACAAAACagattgatttccagagtggaaGACACTAAGTCCGTTCATGAAAGACTGATTTTGGAATATCCCTGGTGCATAAAACCCAAGGGAAAATACTGGGCACAATGTGCCTTACTGAATACCACTGAGGACTCATTTGAAATGATACCAAAGAATGTTGGTGAATTTGTGTAACCTGTTTATGTCTTGACTTCTGCAGGACTAGGTCACACCTAGAAGAAATTGTTGAAAAGCAAGGAGACATAATAGCATATCTGAAACGACACAATGCCCTCCTGAGTAAGCGGTTGCTGGAACTGGCCTCTCAGCCAGCTAGAACATGAGGGGCTCCTGGGCATGACAGCTGAGGAGTCCACGTCACTTCAGACCACCCGGCTGCCACGGACGGGACCTGCAGTCTTTGCCGAAGTCTCAGTGTGTGCTGGGAACGTGAGCCCCTGGGTGGTTAAAGCAGTCTGGAAAACTTGAGAATGTTTTGCATAGTTTGAAGTAATTTAACTTCTTGACTTTTCTGGAATCCAAGCTATAGTTGAAGAACCCTGGAATAATATGGCTGTTTGTAAAGCAAGTGTGACACGACAATCTGCTGTAAACGTGGTTTCAAAACCAGCGAGATCTTGCCACAATTAAGCTGCTGAGAGAAGGCATTATTTCCTGTGGTTGATGTTTGCTTCTGAAGAGGCCCCCAtggattttatatgtgtgtgggcatcTTGGACAAGAGAAAAGTCAAAtaactgggtttttgtttgcttgctcattttcaggtgctggggatcaaacccagatgCCTCACACATAATAAGCAAACGCTCTGCCACTAAGTCAGCTTTTACAAAGAATTTCCTTCAGCCAGtcgtggtgactcacacctgtaatcccagcacctgaagagctgaggcaggggcatcaccACTAGCTTGAGGTCGGTCCATTGCCCAGTCCATAGAATGAGACTTTGCTCCAAAAGCACAAAACAGTTTCCTCCTTATAGGACCCATCTCACAGGACATACGCTGTGCCAGTTCTGCAGTGTGCTGTCGAGAAATAGAATGCCAAGAACTCCTGGGGCAATGGGAGCCCAAGTGGTTATGTGGTGACGCCTGTAACATGGTGAGACCTTCCATGGGTCAGAGTTGAGAGACTCGGGAAATAATCTGCTTTCACTTGAGTTTGCCCTTCCTCAAGGAGTTGCCGTGTATCTCTCTCTTACACTGTGATTTAACCAGTCGTTTAATTAGCTGAGCTTGGTGGCTCAGACCTGTCATCCTACTCCTCGAGAGCAGACATAGGAAGGTCAAGACTGACCAGGTccacagaatgagtttcaggccagccggGGCTGCAAAGAGATCCCGTCcccgtaaataaataaataaataaataaataaataaataaataaataaataaataaataaaataaagatgtgttacagtaGAGGAATAAGACTGTCTGTGGGTTAAAATTTGACCAAATGGTGCTGTTTAAATGGCTCCGTAGGAAAAGTACTAGTtatacaagcctggtgacctgagttttgGTCCCAGGAACTGTTGGTGGAGGAGaagccaactcctgaaagttgtcctctagcctTTAAACTCTCGACAAGATGCTCTTGTGTGTGCACCGACACACgtcacatgcacaccacacaaatacacacaatactACAGTTTTTCATTGTCCAAATAGGAAAAAGATTCTTGTTGGTCTTGGATTATAGTTCAGAATTGTGATGGGATTCAAATGTCAAGTTGATTTCTCTCTAGGTATTATTAAACAGATTAATTCCTGCAATGAAAATGAAGTGTTTTCATGTGGCAATACTTCTCCTAGAGCTCCTTTTGATCAATTGGTacctttgtttttggtttttgagataggacctcATGTCACTAGGGCTGGCCTTGGAATCTCTTGCTTCCATCTCCCAGTTGGTGAGATCATGAGTGTCAGGTCTCTCTGCCTAAAATTAGAAAGACTTTTCCCTGAGGGCTTATGAGTGCGATCTCTGTTCTGCAGGTTGCAGTCTGTAGCCCTGCAGAATTCTAACATAATTATATCGGGATATGATGGATGCAACCTGACAGGTAAGGACTGCATTCGATCCTACAAACTCTTGCTTGTGGACAGTAAATTCCTGTTTCCTTTAGATACAGCCACTGCAGGGGCATTCTAGAAATTTTCCTGCCCCAAGATAAACATATACATGCCTTCTGCCAGTAATATGGTGGAGTCCCCAAACAGTAATAACATTGACATATTGAAACCACATCGTACTTAACAGTtggcaggggctggaaagatggctcagtgggcaggtGCGCAGACAGAGCCTGCAGAAgatggagttcagttcccagacccaGCTTGCCGTTCCTTTTGACTATGAATGAAATTGGTGCCTATCCCAGATCTGTGACCTTTCATAACTCTCTTGTGACATGCACCCAAATCCTTTGCTCATCCTTCTCCTGGGAtactcttgtgatttttttttttttgttgttgttgttcttaaggcaaggtctcaggtagcccaggctggcctcgaactccatcTGTactcaagaatgaccttgaacttgtggtccttctCCCTGCATCTCAAGTGCTGCGATTGCGGGcgtccctgtctctgtcccctttgTGGAATAGGTATTGAGCTTCGTCCTTCGTGCATGCCACCAGCcaagctgtatctccagctcctttattcttttccctttttttgtaaaTCTTTAacatgcttatttttaatttaatgactttaataaaattattgtttaGTGTACCTACACAGAATAGAAttccttaaaatatacattttttattaaatcttattctttttcttttaaataggtttttaattttactgtgtataaatgttttgcctgcttatGTGCCTGTgtagtgtgcctggtgcccgtggatactagaagagagcatcagatcacctagaactggggttacaggtggttaggGGCCATCATGTGAgcgctgggaatgaaacccaggtcctatggAGGAGCATCCAGCatggtaaccactgagccataactCTGGCCCCAGGGCATCTGATTCTGATCACCTCAGCTTCCTTCTTCtccaaacatttatattttcactCAGCAGTCAGAGATCTTTCTTCCTTGCACATTgtttttttatgttatgtgtgtgggtgttttgcctgcatgtatgtccgtggACCATGTGCATATCTGCTGTCTGAgaaggccggaagagggcattcAACACACTGGAACTGAGGGGTGGGTCACCATGGGGTGACAAGGCATCAAACcgggatcctctagaagagcagccagtaccctttaaccaccgagccatctgtccagcccgaGTTCTAAACCACAAATTAGGTCATGTGACCAGGCACACACTTCCTTCTCTAACCCGAAGGGCTGACAGTGAAGGTCCTTCGGAAATCAACTCCTCTCCCGACTCCACCGTTCTCCCTAGTTCTCTGCTGGCGCTGCTTTGCTCCTGCTTCGGTTCGGACTGCCAAGCACGTtacaccccagggcctttgcgcCTGCTGTTCCCTTGGCCTGGAGTGATCAGCTCTCCCATAGTCTTCATCCCCTTTGTGTCGCAGATTGAGGGAGTCGCACTCCCCGGAGCAGTGGCTCGTCGGTGCCTGTCGTCCTAGCACTTGGGCAGCCAGGGCAGGAAGATCAAGTCTGGGGCTGTCTCGGTGACACATGGAGTTCAAGGGCGGCTGGGGCGGCTGGGGCTGCACGACACCCCATCTCAGTAACAGCCACCTGCAGCCTCGGTGTTGGGTGTGCGGCTCAGGGGCATAGTGTTTGCCTAGAGTAGTCAACCTCGAAGCTGGATTCTATCCCAGCACCCCAGATCAGTCGTCAGTCAAAACCACAGCCTCCTCCAAATGCTGGCGCAGTGCGTGCTCACCCTCAGGGCTGTagcagtccccagcacccacggcaagtggctcacaactgactgcctacctccagctccaggggagctcACACTCCGTTGGCCCGGCACATGCAGATTCCTAAACGcaggcatgcacgcacacagCTGAATCTCTTTTGTAACGAGAGAAATTCACAGGGAGCAGCTGGGCATGGCGGCTCATCTCAGTAACCGCAAATACCCAGGAAGCTGGAACAGGACTGCTTCAGATTTGGGGCTAGCCTTTGCTAGAGcgagagagaccccgtctcaaaaacaaaaagttgtaACTACTCTTCTAGCCCAGCCTTGTGGTCCAGGCCTGTCATGTCAGCGTGTGGAGAATCAAGAGTGTGGATCACCCTCCGCTATACAGTGAATCAGAGGACAGGCTGGAACAACAAAAGACGCTATCGTATGCTAACTGAAAATGTGACTGATTCACCTCTGCCCATCTGACAGCACCAAGCTGGAGGCAGAGCCCTTACTGCTGGGGCCAttggggcagagggcagatcCAGACTAGAACACCCGTGTACAGAGTGCTGCTACTGATGATATCATTGGGGAGGCCCTGGGGTCCTTTAATGAATGAGGAAgagtatacattttaaaaattaattttatgcatctgagtgttttgcctgtatatatgtatgcatatgcacttGTACATGCCTAAtccccaggccagaagagggcatccgatttcctggaacccacaaggtttagggagagaaccgactccagcACGTTGTGCTGTGTCTTCTACTTGACTGTCGTGGTACAGGTGCCCATCCataaacatacacaataaatgtaattttgatgAAAGGTCCCTTCTGGACCTGAgaaacagctcagttggtagactgctaGCCTGTTATGCGTGAAGCCCTGGCTTCTGTTTTCCACGGTGCATACAACTGgggatggtagcacatgcctataattccagcacttgggaggtggagggaggaagtgaaaaAAGCCACCACTACCTCTACCCCCCAAAAGCAAAAAAtcagattctcctgcttctgtctcctaagtgcagAAAGAAATATGGCCACGAGCCACCAAGCCTGGACATTTAAGAATTAAGTGAAGGGAGCTGAAGAGATCATtctcagttaagagcaccagctgctcttccagaggtcctgagttcaattcccagcaacttcatggtggctcacaatcatctctagtgagctctgatgccctcttcaggcataaaggcatacatgcagatagagcacttgtacataaaataagtttaaaaaaaaaaaaaaaggttaagtgAAAAACTATGAGAAGATAATTGTGATAACTCCAGACCATGAGGAACAACCTTTACATATAGAatcatgtttcttttattaaaattaaatttaatggaTAAAAACGGTACATTAAAAGGAACCTCGTCACATTTcaacatgtgtgcatttgtagtGTTTAACTATCAGGTGACAACGATCTTTTCACACACTTGTCTCCCTTCCTGGTGACAACTTCCCAAATGCTTTCCTGCGGCTTTTTGAAACAGAAAGTACATTATCACTGTCTAATCACCCCACTTTGCAAACGGACAAGGTACTTTGTGTTTGCGCTCACTGTAACTTGGTGTCATTTAGtagtccctttctctctcccttgttcAATGTGAGGGCCTGAGATGGCTCCCCAGGTAAAAGGGCTGGCCATGCAACTGTTACCTAAACACCAAATGCAATCCTGGGACATATGATGAAGAAGGGAAGTGTCTCCTGACCGCCACACTCTGTTGTGCGtgcacgctctctctctctctctctctctctctctctctctctctctctctctctctatctctctctacacatctctcacacacacacacacacacacactaatttttaaaaattgctttaaaaacccaCAGAATTTATCAAGACATAAAGGCatttgcctgcaatcccagctactgGAGAAGTGGGGCAGGGCGGGGGTGAAGTGTGAGAATAACAAATTCAGGATTAGCCTGGACAACTTAACAAGACCACATCAGAATCAGACATGGTTGATGATGTTAGTTCAGTGTGGAGCACTTTcatagcatgctcaaggccctgaaCCCAATCCCTAGTACTGGacctggaaggagggaggaagggagggagggagggaggaggaagggagggagggaggggagaaggaaatggGGGAAGACAGAGGGTAACAACACTGATGATTTGATGACTAAAATGAAAACCCGGGAACATTTTTCAACTTTAGAACTCTGCTATTGTTAATCCAATTccttattaatatttaaaatgtttctgagaTTATAAGGAAACTAGGCTATCTTCAAATACAAATTTCAAAGGCTGGGTATCTGTGGGACAGAGGTTGGATGGTCAGGAATCCAACGTCAGCCAAGGTGAGCCTCTACTATGTATCAAGTTTGAaactagcctagactacataagACCCTctcagatataaaataaataaatacattcttaaaACTCCTATCTTTTCTGAGGTGGGCTGGGCTGGTGATGCAAGGCTGTAAGGCCAGCCCCTTGGGAGTGCTGAGCCAGGATGGGCTGCAGAGTTCGTTGCGTCCAGCCCGGTTGACTCACCAAGACTCTCTCACAGATGGAAAGGTTGAAGTATATAGCTCGATGGTGGATCCTTTGCTAGGCATGGGGTTTAATAGCAAAACTTTCATCAGATTAAGACTTAGAAGTTTAAAAAGGCATCTGTTGCCTGACATGTTGATCGATGCCTGTAAACCCAGAGTACAGGAAGCTGAGATAGGGTTGTGTACAGTAGCCAGACTGGTCAGCAtatccagttccaggccagtcagggctagcaagaacttgcctcaaaaataaaataaaataaaaataaaaatagaagaagaagaagaagaagaagaagaagaagaagaagaagaagaagaagaatgtagGGCTGAGAAgatcacacctataatcctagcaagAAGTAGTTTAGAGGAGCACAAATTCAAAGTTCTTCTCAGCTGTGTAACAACCTTGGGCCAACCTGGGTTGGGGGCAAGGGAGTATTGCCCATGAGCAAACTCGTTCTAGTTAAGGCTACCCTGTGAGTTTTCACTCAGCATCTGTGGCAGAGCAGAGTCTAAGAGGTTCTGAATTATTTCCTATGTAGAAATAAGGGCAAACAGGCTCCGCAAAAGTGTCCCCGATAGTACAGATGTGAGATTTCTCAGGCATCCTATAAAAGGAGACTTCTCCCAGCTCATAGTCCAGGAAAATGCCAATGACTCTGGGCCTTGTGGCTTTCAGCTGAGAACCCTTTGGGTCTGCTTCTCCTGAGACCTCGAAGCAGTCACCCTTCCAGACAATCCTCCAGCACCCGGGAGGGATCAAGGACTGCCTTGCCCCAGTGGACAGATTGGCTCTGCAGATCCCAACAGCCCACTCGGACTTCTCTCCTACCTTTACCGCCCAGAAATGTCTCCCAGAACTAAAATTCGGAAACCCCAATACAACATGGCTCTTggtaaacctttttaaaaaatcaggaacacgttgttttttctttgaaaatgtaacacattttttatCCTCAGAGACAAGCAGGTTTTGATGGGCTGTGTCTGGGTCTAGAGTTACTTGAACTGTAAATTGCTGTATAATTTTCTGTAGCGCTGAATACTGGAGAGGAAAGTTGTATGCTTCTCTTCTTAACTGAGGTGAAAAGATGTCTGGGTTACTCAGACTCTCGTAATCCTTGTAGAAATTCTTGACTGTCGACAGCAGATCTACCTCTGAGGACGTTTTGCCCGCCAACGCGAGTTTCAGGAGACTTTTGAGTGTAGAAGTCCGTTTTTCAAATGCCTCTATGTTTTGGCTCAGTTTCTGCCTGacatccttctcctcctcttttagCCTGGAGAAAGCCGCCTGCTGTTCCCGATCTAAACACCGGTGGAGCCGCTCAAATTCAGAGTTCAGTTCACACCTCTGGGCTTCTGCCTGCTCCCTCAAGGCCTGGGTCCCACCGTCTTGAATGCGTCTTAACTCTTCAgcctctttcatttccttcttcagaAGCTTGCTTAAGCCCCAAAGCCTTTCTCTGTGGTGAGAGGCGGCCCGTGCAATGGATGTTACCCGATGGCTGTTGTGGCTCTCCGGCCCGATGCACCGGTCACACAGCAGCTGCAGGTCATCTTCACAGAAGAGAGTCAAGACCTGGTTGTGCCTCTCACAGCTGGTTTTGGTCTCCTCACTCTGGCTTGCCCTGTTTTGGAACTGCTGGACCATGTTCACCATCTCCCCAAGCTGGGCATTGCTTGTGATGTTCTGCTTTTGGCAATAATGTCTACAGACGGGACAGGGCACGACTTCCCGGCCCCTACAGAAGTTATAGATACAAGAGTGACAGAAGTTGTGTCCACATTCTGTGGTGTCTGGTTCGGTCAGAACATCCAGACAGATGTGGCACTTGGTCTCTCCCTGGAGTCTGGCCACGTTAAATGCCCGTGACATCAGGCTGGAGAGAAAGGTCTCGACCTGGATGGGCTGTCTTCTGAAAGTTGGCTCTGGGGTACTCTGCAGGGACAAGTGGACTCACTTGTCCTGCCGTTTTCACAGTCCCTCCTGGAATGAGCTGTGGCCCCACTGATGCCTCCCGGGCTGCCTACAGTGGTAGAAGCCTTGAGTCCTTCGTGTTTTTCAGACTCTGAGTTGCAGCTGCCAATGAGGTCCTTTGCATGGGCCCACAGCTCAAGTGGACAGCTACTCTTCTGGACTCTGGCAACTCACAGATGGGTTGagcaaaaagaaatttctttaaaaaaaaaaaataagttacttCAGATGGTCCCAGGTCCCACTCAGTACCTGACTCCCGTTAAACTTAGAGTGGCATCACACATCCC
It encodes:
- the LOC114682454 gene encoding tripartite motif-containing protein 75-like, producing the protein MSRAFNVARLQGETKCHICLDVLTEPDTTECGHNFCHSCIYNFCRGREVVPCPVCRHYCQKQNITSNAQLGEMVNMVQQFQNRASQSEETKTSCERHNQVLTLFCEDDLQLLCDRCIGPESHNSHRVTSIARAASHHRERLWGLSKLLKKEMKEAEELRRIQDGGTQALREQAEAQRCELNSEFERLHRCLDREQQAAFSRLKEEEKDVRQKLSQNIEAFEKRTSTLKSLLKLALAGKTSSEVDLLSTVKNFYKDYESLSNPDIFSPQLRREAYNFPLQYSALQKIIQQFTVQVTLDPDTAHQNLLVSEDKKCVTFSKKKQRVPDFLKRFTKSHVVLGFPNFSSGRHFWAVKVGEKSEWAVGICRANLSTGARQSLIPPGCWRIVWKGDCFEVSGEADPKGSQLKATRPRVIGIFLDYELGEVSFYRMPEKSHICTIGDTFAEPVCPYFYIGNNSEPLRLCSATDAE